In Beutenbergia cavernae DSM 12333, the DNA window TCCGCGTGACCGCCGGCGACCCGGCGTAGAAGTCCGCACCGTACGTGCCGACCACGTCGGCGCCGTCCGGGATGACGAGGTCGAAGACCAGGGTGCCGTCCGAGACCAGGCGGGCCGCGCCGTCGTCCTCCGTCAACGTCACGGAGTTCGCCGCGGCGGGAGGCCGGGCGTCGGTCTCGTCCACCCGGACGCCGAGCAGGCGGGCGAGCGGGCCAGGGACGTCGGAGAGGAACGCGTTGGCGGCCTCGTCCACGCGGCCGGACAGCACGGTCGTCACGACGCTGCCGCCGCGGGCGACGACGGCCTCGAGCCGCGAGGCGAGGTCGCCCTTGACCATGTGCAGCAGCGGGGCGACGACGACGTCGTAGCCCGTGAGGTCGGCGGTCACCGGGACGACGTCGAGCTGAGCGCCCGCCTCCCAGAGCGCGCGGTGGTAGTCGACCAGCACGGCCGGGTACCGCACGTGCCGGTTCGGGCCGTCGGAGATCTCGACGGCCCACCAGGAGTCCCAGTCGAACAGCAGCGCGACCCGGGCCGGTGTACGGCCGCCGAGGAGGGCGTCGCCGAGCCGCTCGAGCTCCTCGCCGAGCGCCGCGACCTCGCGGAAGGAGCGGGTGTCCGTGCGGCCGGCGTGATTGAGGACGGCGCCGTGGTACTTCTCGCACGCGCCGCGGCTCTGGCGCATCTGGAAGAACAGGACGGCGTCGCCGCCGTGGGCGACGGCCTGCCACGACCACAGGCGCATGACGCCGGGCCGTTTCAGCGGGTTCACGTCGCGGCTCGCGGTGACGGTCGGGGTCTGCTCCATGAGCCAGAACGGCTGCCCGCCCTTGAGCCCGCGCATGAGGTCGTGGGCGAGGGCCATGCGCGAGGCCGAGCGCTCGTCGGGCGGGTAGTTGTCCCACGAGACGACGTCGAGGTCGTCGGCCCACCGGTGGTAGTCGATCGGGCGGTACATGCCCATGAAGTTCGTGGTGACGGGGGCGTCGGAGTGCTCCCGGATCGCCGCCTTCTCCTCGCGGAACGTGCGCAGGAGGTTGTCGGAGGTGAAGCGCAGGTAGTCGAGCGTAATGCCCTGGAACGCCGTGTGGTCGGGGCCGCGCCAGTGCTCCGACAGCGCGTTCGGCGGCACGATCTCCTCCCACGCGGTGAAGCGGTGGGACCAGAAGGTGGCGTTCCAGGCGTCGTTCAGCGCGTCCAGGCTGCCGTGGTGCTGACGCAGCCAGGCCCGGAACTCGGCGGCGCACAGGTCGCAGTAGCAGGCGCCGCCGTACTCGTTGTTGACGTGCCAGGCGAGCAGGGCGGGGTGGTCCGCGAACCGCGCGGCGACGGCGCCCGCCAGTGCCGCGGCCAGGCGGCGGTAGGCGGGTGAGCTGGGGCAGGCGTTGTGGCGCTGACCGTAGACGTGGCGCCGGCCCTCGAAGTCGGTGCGGCAGACCTCCGGGTAGGCGCGCGCGAGCCACGGGGGCAGGGCTCCGGTGCCGGTGGCGAGGCAGACCTGGCGGCCCTGCGCGTGCGCACGGTCGAGGATCTGCGCGAGGAGATCGAGGTCGTAGACGTCCTCGCGCGGCTGGGTCAGCGACCAGGCGAAGACGCCGACCGTGAGGGTGTCGATGTGCGCGAGGTCGAAGGCCGCGTCGTCCTCGGCCCAGACCTCCTCGGGCCACTGCTCGGGGTTGTAGTCGCCGCCGTACGGGATCCGGCGTGTGCTCGGCAGGATCATCGGGTCCTCTCCGCGGGCTGGAGGCCCGCCTCACTGGTGTCGCCCGCAGAAACCTCTCGCGGTGGCGCAGAAACCCTCTCGCGGTGACGCCAACTTCCTCTCGCGGTTGCGCAGAAAACCTCTCGCGGTGGCGCAGACTTCCTCTCGCGGTGGCGCAGAGAACCTCTCGCGAAGGTGGGGCGCCCTGCGAGGGTGCGGCGGTGGCGGCCCGTCCCGGAGTGGCTGGGCGTGGGGCGCGACGAAGGAGCGCCCGGGCAGGACGGGCCGCCACCGCCGCACCCGACCCGGGCACGGGCCGCGACCGCCGCGTCCGACCCAGGCACCCCGGCCGCCACCGCCGCACCCGACCCAGGCACCCCAGCCGCCGCACCTACTCGGAGCTGCTCTCCGCGAAACGCTCCTGCGCGGTGTTCGCGACGTCGAGGTACTGCTGCACGTTCAGGCCCTCGAGCTCGGCGACGTAGGCGTCCCACTCGTCGAAGGACCGCTGACCGAGGATGAACGCCGCGGTGTTCTGCCAGACGTGGTCCTTGAGCGCGGTCTGCAGGAGCGAGACCTGCTCGCGTTCCATCTCGTTGAGCGGCCACGGCGGCGGCAGCGTCAGCTCCTCGCGGTTCGACATCGACTCGACGAAGTCGATCACCTCGGGCCGGAGCATCGACTGGTCGAGGTCGTCGGTGGAGCCGTGCTCCAGCATCCACACCCCGTTGTGGAAGCCGTAGTCCACGTTGAGCTGCGTGGGGGCGCCGGGGTTGAGGCCGTTGATGTCGATGTCGTCGACGAGGACGCGCGTCTCGCCGTCCCAGGTGAAGGTCTCGCCCTCGACGCCCCACTTGGCGAACTCGAGGCCCTCGTCGGAGTAGTACAGCCAGTCGATGAACTGCAGCAGCGCGAGGAAGTGGTCGCTGTCGGCGGCGTCGGCGGAGATCATGAGGCCGCTCTGCAGGCGCGTGCCGGCGGGCACGTTGTCACCGGCCGGGCCGGCGGGAACCCGGATCAGCGCCGTCTCGGCGTCCGTCCCGAGCTCGGTGAACGTGTCGCGGTAGCGCAGGATCTCCTGGTCGTTCGCGGCGATCGCCATCGACTGACCGGAGCCGAACTTCTGGATGGCCTGGTCGTCGTCCTGCGTCAGGCTCTCCGGGTCCATGAGGCCGTCGGTGATGAGGCCGTTGTAGTACTCCAGCAGAGCGCGGTACTCCTCCGTGGCCCCCGTGTACACGAACTCCTCGGCGTCGGCGTCCCACGTGACACCCTCGCCGTAACCCCACCCGGCGGACGTGCCGAAGTTCGGGGCGGCGAAGTTGAGGGTCGCCTCGAGCGGCCCGTTCGCGGACCAGCGGTCCGAGAGCGGCCACACGTCCGGGTAGGCCTCGTGGACGGTGCGCAGCTGGTCGGCGAACTCGTCGAAGCTCGCCGGCTCGAGGCTGAGGCCGAGCTCCTCCCAGACGTCGGCCCGCACCGCGTACGTGTACATGGGACGGTCCGACTCCCGCAGGCCGGGCAGCATGTAGAACTTGCCGTCCTCCTGACGGCGCTGGTCGAGCGCCTCCTCGAGGCCCCACTCCTCGACCTTCGCCGTGAAGTTCGGCAGGTACTGCAGGTAGTCGCTGACGGGCAGGATCGCCCCTCCGGCGACGAACTGGACCTCCTGGCCCGGGTAGGTGACCGAGATGATCTCGGGAGCGTCGCCCGCGCCGATGAGCAGGCCCTTGCGCTGGTCCCACTCGGCGAGCGGCGCGCTCGTGATGTCGAAGCTGACGTTGTGGTCCTCCTCGAGCGACTGCAGGAGGAGCCAGTCCTCCTGCAGCGGGTAGTTCGGGTGGTCCCGGTACAGGAGCCCGAACTCCACCGGTTCGGTCGCCACGAACGTCGTCCCGACGTCGTAGTCCTCCATCGCGCCGACCTGACCGAGCTCGCTCTCGTCCGGCGTCTCATCCTCGGATCCCCCGTCGCTGGAACAGGCCGCCAGCGTGATCGCCAGCGCCGCGGCGACGACGGCCGCCGCGTTGCGTCTCCTCGTCGTCCTCATGGTTCTCCTCCTCGGTGATGCCCCGGCTCCGCGATCGAAGCCCGGGCGTGCGGGTGCCTCTTGGCGTGGGTCACTGCTTCACCGCGCCGAGCATCACGCCCGACACGAAGTACTTCTGGATGAACGGGTAGACGCAGATGATCGGCAGGACCGTGAGCAGCATCGTCACGGCCTGCACGTTCGAGGCGATCTGCGCGGCTGAGTCCGAGCCGGCCGCGCCCTGCACGACGGTGGCCGCCGCGATGAGGTTCCGCAGGTACACGGTGACCGGGTACAGCTCCGCGCGGTCCATGTACAGGAACGCCGAGAACCACGAGTTCCAGAACGACACGGAGTAGAACAGCACCATCGTCGCGATGACAGCCTTGCTGAGCGGCAGCACGACGCGCCACAGCTTCCCGTAGGTGCTCAGGCCGTCGATCTCGGCCGCCTCCTCCAGCTCGGTCGAGAAGTTCTCGAAGAACGACTTCATGACGAGCAGGTTGAACACGCTGATCGCGTTGGGGATCACGATCGCCCACAGCGTGTTCTTCATGCCGAGCGTGTTGATGAGCACGTAGTTCGGGATGAGGCCGCCGTTGAAGAACATCGTGAACACGGCGATACCGATGAACACGGTGCGCCCCTTGAGGTGGCGCTTCGAGATCGCGTACGCGAACGTCGTCGTCAGCACCATCGCGATCGCCGTCGCGACCACCGTGTAGACGACGGTGTTGCCGTAGTTGCGCCAGAACATCGGGTCGCTCGTCACGATGTCGAACGTCGTGAGGTTGAACCCGCGCGGCCACAGGTTCACCTGGCCCGAGCGGATGAACGCCTCGGAGCTGAACGCCTGCGCCACCAGGTTGATGAACGGGTAGAGCGTGAGCGCCGCGACCAGGAGCAGGGCTGTCCCGTTGACCACCCGGAACACCGTGTAGCCGCGGGTGTCCTTGATCACCGTCCCCACCGGTCGTTCGACGCGCGGCGCGGAGGCTGGCAGCTCGGTGGTCACCACAGGCTCGCTCCCACCACTCGGCGCGAGATCGCGTTGGCGGACAGGATGAGCGTCAGGCCGATCAGCGCCTCGAAGAGCCCGATCGCCGTCGCGTAGGAGAAGTTGCTCGAGATGATGCCGACCCGGTACAGGTACGTCGAGATCACGTCCGCCGTCGGGTAGAGCAGCGGGTTGTACAGCAGCAGGACCTTCTCGAAACCGACCGCCATGAACGTGCCGATGTTGAGGATGAGCAGCACGACGATGGTCGGCCGGATCCCGGGGAGCGTGACGTGCCAGGTCTGCCGCCACCGGCCGGCGCCGTCGATCCGGGCGGCCTCGTACAGCTGCGGGTCGATCGTCGTGAGCGCCGCGAGGTAGAGGATCGTGCCCCACCCGACCGTCTGCCAGATCTCCGAGCCGACGTAGATGGAGCGGAACCACTCCGCCTGCTGCATGAAGAGGATCGCGTCACCGCCGAGCGCCGTGACGATCTGGTTGATCGTGCCGCGGGCGGCCGTGAGCTGGAAGACGAGCCCGGCGACGATCACGACCGACATGAAGTGCGGCAGGTAGGAGATCGTCTGGATCGACCGCTTGAACGTGCGCGACCGGAGCTCGTTGAGCATGAGCGCGAGGGCGATCGGCAACGGGAAGATGATCACCAGGCTCAGGGCACCCAGGATGAGGGTGTTCCGGAACACGTTCCAGAACGTCGGGTCCTGGATGAACATCTGCACGTAATACAGGCCGACCCATTCCTCGCCGAAGATCGAGCCCCCTGGTCGGAACCGGCGGAACGCGATGACGTTCCCGGCCATCGGCAGGTAGCGGAAGATCACGAAGAACAGGACGGGGAGGATCAGCAGCGAGTACAGCTGCCAGTCCCGGCGGACGGCCTTGCGCCAGCCCTGCCGGATCCGGCGCGGCGGCTGCTGCACCCGCTCCTCGCCCACCGGTTCTCCCATCGCGGCCTCGACCACGGTGGGCGTCATCGCCTTCGGCACGGGCGTCGTCATGCCGGCACCTCCTCGGCGAGCGGGTCCAGGACCCGCACGTCGGCACTCGCCCGGCGTCGACCGGGTCCGACCCGCCGGAGGGCGCCGGTCAGCTCGAGCGGCACGACGGCGTGGACGTCGGCGCTCGACCGCGCCACCCGGAGCTCCACCCCGCCGGGCTCCACGATCCGCTCGCGCCTCAGCCCGGTGAACGACGCGGCGTCCGCGGGCACCGTGAAGCGCACGCGCGCCGAGGCGCCGGCGTCGAGCTCGACACGCGCGAACGCGACGAGGCGGACGACCGGCTGCACGACCTGGGCGGCGACGTCGTGCAGGTACAGCTGCACGACGTCGGCGGCGGCTCGTGCACCGTCGTTGCGGACGGTCAGCTCCAGCGTCACGTCGCCGTCGACCGGCCACGCGACGCGCCCGCCCGCCGGACCGCTGCCCGAGGCTGCGGCGTCGTCGTCACCGAGCACGCTCACGTCACCCCACGCGACGCGCGTGTAGCCGATCCCGTGCCCGAACGGGTACTGCGGCGT includes these proteins:
- a CDS encoding carbohydrate ABC transporter permease, giving the protein MTTELPASAPRVERPVGTVIKDTRGYTVFRVVNGTALLLVAALTLYPFINLVAQAFSSEAFIRSGQVNLWPRGFNLTTFDIVTSDPMFWRNYGNTVVYTVVATAIAMVLTTTFAYAISKRHLKGRTVFIGIAVFTMFFNGGLIPNYVLINTLGMKNTLWAIVIPNAISVFNLLVMKSFFENFSTELEEAAEIDGLSTYGKLWRVVLPLSKAVIATMVLFYSVSFWNSWFSAFLYMDRAELYPVTVYLRNLIAAATVVQGAAGSDSAAQIASNVQAVTMLLTVLPIICVYPFIQKYFVSGVMLGAVKQ
- a CDS encoding extracellular solute-binding protein produces the protein MRTTRRRNAAAVVAAALAITLAACSSDGGSEDETPDESELGQVGAMEDYDVGTTFVATEPVEFGLLYRDHPNYPLQEDWLLLQSLEEDHNVSFDITSAPLAEWDQRKGLLIGAGDAPEIISVTYPGQEVQFVAGGAILPVSDYLQYLPNFTAKVEEWGLEEALDQRRQEDGKFYMLPGLRESDRPMYTYAVRADVWEELGLSLEPASFDEFADQLRTVHEAYPDVWPLSDRWSANGPLEATLNFAAPNFGTSAGWGYGEGVTWDADAEEFVYTGATEEYRALLEYYNGLITDGLMDPESLTQDDDQAIQKFGSGQSMAIAANDQEILRYRDTFTELGTDAETALIRVPAGPAGDNVPAGTRLQSGLMISADAADSDHFLALLQFIDWLYYSDEGLEFAKWGVEGETFTWDGETRVLVDDIDINGLNPGAPTQLNVDYGFHNGVWMLEHGSTDDLDQSMLRPEVIDFVESMSNREELTLPPPWPLNEMEREQVSLLQTALKDHVWQNTAAFILGQRSFDEWDAYVAELEGLNVQQYLDVANTAQERFAESSSE
- a CDS encoding ABC transporter permease — its product is MTTPVPKAMTPTVVEAAMGEPVGEERVQQPPRRIRQGWRKAVRRDWQLYSLLILPVLFFVIFRYLPMAGNVIAFRRFRPGGSIFGEEWVGLYYVQMFIQDPTFWNVFRNTLILGALSLVIIFPLPIALALMLNELRSRTFKRSIQTISYLPHFMSVVIVAGLVFQLTAARGTINQIVTALGGDAILFMQQAEWFRSIYVGSEIWQTVGWGTILYLAALTTIDPQLYEAARIDGAGRWRQTWHVTLPGIRPTIVVLLILNIGTFMAVGFEKVLLLYNPLLYPTADVISTYLYRVGIISSNFSYATAIGLFEALIGLTLILSANAISRRVVGASLW
- a CDS encoding beta-galactosidase, with the translated sequence MILPSTRRIPYGGDYNPEQWPEEVWAEDDAAFDLAHIDTLTVGVFAWSLTQPREDVYDLDLLAQILDRAHAQGRQVCLATGTGALPPWLARAYPEVCRTDFEGRRHVYGQRHNACPSSPAYRRLAAALAGAVAARFADHPALLAWHVNNEYGGACYCDLCAAEFRAWLRQHHGSLDALNDAWNATFWSHRFTAWEEIVPPNALSEHWRGPDHTAFQGITLDYLRFTSDNLLRTFREEKAAIREHSDAPVTTNFMGMYRPIDYHRWADDLDVVSWDNYPPDERSASRMALAHDLMRGLKGGQPFWLMEQTPTVTASRDVNPLKRPGVMRLWSWQAVAHGGDAVLFFQMRQSRGACEKYHGAVLNHAGRTDTRSFREVAALGEELERLGDALLGGRTPARVALLFDWDSWWAVEISDGPNRHVRYPAVLVDYHRALWEAGAQLDVVPVTADLTGYDVVVAPLLHMVKGDLASRLEAVVARGGSVVTTVLSGRVDEAANAFLSDVPGPLARLLGVRVDETDARPPAAANSVTLTEDDGAARLVSDGTLVFDLVIPDGADVVGTYGADFYAGSPAVTRNTFGDGEAWYVGTMLDGDGVAWVVRRVLARHGLLGPYADAPGVEHAVRQVDGTTYDLVLHHGDEAVEVVAHAGGTDLLTGGRIEHGATLTLEPTDVVVLARDDADAASMPTPAGTVEASDPAAAGQGRAGRT